The DNA window ctcccctgtctgaCAGGTGTACCTTTATTGGAAACCAGGACACGTATGAAACTCATTTGGAGGTGTGTAAGTTTGAGGGACTGAAGGAGTTCCTGCAGCAGACGGACGACCGGTTCCATGAGATGCAGGTCACCCTGGCACAGAAGGACCAGGACATTTCCTTCCTGCGCTCCATGCTGGGAAAACTGTCCGAGAAACTGGAGCAACTGGAGAAGAGCCTGGAACTCAGATTTGGTCAGAGCTTCCAACTTTCCACCATCCTCTCACAGCCgaacattttgtatttattttagtcAGTGGGATAATAGCATTTCTTCATAAGGGATATGTCAACATAAGGGATATGTAATATGACAGGACCAGGTACTGTGGTGGATATGATATATAACATTATATATTGGATATAAGATGTTGaagggtttgtgttttttttttttgttggttatGTGGTCACAGATGTACTGGATGAAAACCAGAGTAAACTGGGTGAAGACCTGATGGAGTTCCGCAGAGACGCCTCCATGCTAAACGTAAGTGCAGACGCCCCTCTTCCTTTTCACGGTCAGTGGAAATTCCCTGCGTGTCCTGTTCCCGTTTGGCTCTCCTGTCTAACACCCTGTTTTGTGCTTGGTTGTTCTGCAGGATGAGCTGTCCCATATCAATGCCAGGCTGAACATGGGCATTCTGGGCTGTGAGTATCCCTGCCAGTCTCTGTTCCTGCCCTAAAGCACACTGGTGTTTACCGCGCTCCGTTTACcgcattctccctctctgtcttccagCCTATGACCCTCAGCAGATCTTCAAATGCAAAGGCACCTTCGTCGGGCACCAGGGTCCAGTCTGGTGTCTGTGCGTCTACTCCACCGGTGACCTGCTTTTCAGCGGCTCCTCCGACAAAACCATCAAAGTACTGCAGCTTTGGTGTCTACAGCTGgccacatcctctctctctctctctttctctctcctccctctctctctttgtctcacccccccctctctctctgttttgatcCAGTCTGATATGTGTTGTAAACGGTGTTTGCTTTATTAGAAACGATTTGTCTGATTCCTCGGGCTCGTTTTCTCCAGGTCTGGGACACCTGCACCACGTATAAGTGTCAGAAGACGCTGGAGGGCCATGACGGGATTGTGTTGGCATTGTGTATTCAGGGGTAGGCATTCCCATGCACAGCTTTCTCACAGTAATTGGTCATGGTGTGAATCGTGCTtagtggatctctctctctctctctctctctctctctctctctctctctctctctctttctctctctttctctctttctctctctcattctcttgcactcgctgtctctctctcactctcactctcactctctctctctctctctctctcctctctctgtgtctctctctgtgtctctatagGAACAAGTTGTACAGTGGTTCAGCTGACTGCACCATCATTGTAAGTGTGGTtgaagtgttaaaaaaaaaaacaaagaactttAGCAGTCTAGTCTACAGAGAATCTGTTGTTCACTAGCAGAGTTACATATCCAGACGTCcccatcactgtgtgtgtacacatgtgcgtgtgtccatctgtgtgcgtgtgcgtgcgtgcgtgcgtgtgtgtgtgtgtctctgtctgcgtgtgtgtgtgtgtgcgtgcgtcccattctgtctcttcctcaggTTTGGGATATCCAGACGTTACAGAAGGTCAACACCATCCGTGCCCATGACAACCCCGTGTGCACGCTTGTTTCGTCTCACAACATGCTCTTCAGTGGCTCTCTGAAAGCCATCAAGGTCAGTGAAccttgcctctctgtctctctgtgtcttggcTGGCTTACTTCAACACAGTTGTCTGTGTTGAagtatctctctgtgtatcagtTGTCTGTGTCTCTCGGTTCAGACAGGCTTAAATCACCCGTGTAATGCTGGCctttcttctgctctgtttaCTGACGTGAGCGTGAATgttgtctgctctgtgttcttACACAGCTGAACCTTCACACGCACTCGACGTTACAGTAGAGAGAGGCCAGACAGCCAGGGTCACAGTGTATGGCAGTGTAGTGGGGATACTCTGGTGTTTCACAGGTGTGGGGAACGGCATCGATTCTGGTGTTGATCATATTTAAGTTAAGACTGCTGCTCCATATGTCATGATAAAGGAAACTTTAGGTTGACTTTTGATTGTGAAATTCAAGGAGGTGACTGTTTATAGATAATTACAGATAGTTTTTAGATCATGTTTGTTATACTGATGTAGCGATGGGGTTGATGTAGGAGAGGTAAAGATGAGTCCACATTGCACATAACTCTTTTAAGGAGTACAGACTGTTCTCTTATCGCCATGGTGATGAGGGGGGAGTGTTTACACAGCGGAGTGATCTCATCTCTTCGGGACTTTCCCCTTATTGCTCAACCTCCCCCAATTTCTAAAGTCTTCAGTAAACCTTCGACttcttttgaacttttgaacagttgttttctctgtctcattgactcactcttttgtgtgtgttctgtaggtGTGGGATATTGTAGGTACAGAGCTGAAGCTAAAGAAGGAGCTGACTGGGCTGAACCACTGGGTTCGGGCCCTTGTTGCCTCTCAGAACCACCTGTACAGCGGGTCCTACCAGACCATTAAGGTTAGAGCATGCATTCGCTGCCTCTCTCACGTTCCTTCACGTTCTCTCTAGAGAACACGCTTGATATTTCAGAGGTACACACTTCACCCTGCGCAGAGAGCAAATTCTACCCTCACTGTTTTTGGATAAAGTAGAGTTTCCAGATCGCCTCCTCCCAGtggagaaacacactcacatctgtgGAAAGTttacagagccccccccccccaacaaaaagacagagttgTTTTTCCTGAAACAGATAAAGCAGCTCCCTTGTCATCTGAAGTCTTCTAATTAAGGCCCCAGGGACTCTGGGCTGCAGCCAAACTCAGTGCTTCACAAATATCTGAGGTGCTTTAATCTCCAgacagcagtcagagagagagagagagaaacagggagacagcAAGCATGTCAAAGGATGAGAGTGAGGTCAGTCGTACCATTTCTCTTCCTGTTGGAGTTGTCTGTGCTCTCCACTCCTCCACATACCACTGTGTCTTTCACGGGAGGAACTGAAGCACAGTTCTCTGATTGGGGGAGCTGATGAACAGTCCACGGTTGCTATGGGGATAGCCGATGACTTAGAACTGTGTCTGGCTTTAGGTTCTCCATGACTGAAAAGAGGCCGTTACCACAGAACCGTTATCTTAGCATCTCTGCTCACTGGTTCAGTCTCACAGTTGCTGCAGCTCTGACCAAATTAGTGATGTGAAAATGGCTTCTGATGACTAAAAGGCAGAGTGTCTGATAAGAGAAGACAGCTGCTGCATTTGTGATTAATGCTAAGCATGAAGAAAACACTCAGCCTCGTGTAATTGTCATTCTCTTTGgctttacttatttatttatttatttatttacccgtttaaattttttttagaTCTGGGACATCCGTTCTCTGGAATGTGTTCATGTCCTCCAGACCTCCGGAGGCAGTGTGTACTCCATTGCTGTCACTAACCACCACATAGTGTGTGGTACCTACGAGAACCTCATTCACGTAAGAGatcaacaaacacacccaaacactcCTCAGTCGTAACAGAACAGGCTCTGGACTCAAATGTCTCTCTGCCAcgacctctgtctgactgtctgtctgtctccggcCAGGTCTGGGATATTGAGTCCAAGGAGCAGGTTCGGACGTTGACGGGTCACGTTGGTACCGTATATGCTCTGGCTGTCATCTCCACGCCGGACCAAACCAAAGTGTTCAGTGCCTCTTACGACCGCTCGCTAAGGGTAGGGACAGGATGTTTTACTGAGCCGCGGTTCCCATAGTGGCATGTGCTATGGACTCCTCTCCTTCAACAGTGTTAATGactgatcattttattttattttttgtaaacacCTGTGCAGGTATGGAGTATGGACAACATGATCTGCACTCAGACCCTCCTTAGGCACCAGGGCAGTGTGACGGCCTTGGCTGTGTCCAGAGGGCGGCTTTTCTCTGGAGCCGTGGACAGCACCGTTAAGGTGAATGCATTCTGACAAGAGTTTAAAATTAAACGCGGTATCAAGAAGATTCATGTCTGGACTGTTAGCTTGGTGTTTCTGACatatttgatgtgtttgctttCGCTGTGGGCTgagatgtttctctctgaccAGGCCTGTATTAAcgcttttctcttctctcaggtgTGGACCTGCTAGAGGGCACCGTGTTGTGCTTTTtctcctgattggctgatcaGGAAAAAGGCAAAGGGTGTGTTTGACTCTTCCTCAGTGGGACCATTACGCAATGGGACATTGGATCAGTGTAAATGGTTTCTGAATAGACACgtattctgactgactgaatcatGATTTCAGCACTAGACACAGAACTTGTATTTTTGCAATCTGGATGTTTCCTCACTCCCTGTTGTTGGACCTGTCGTAAACCTCGTGTGAATGATTAGACTGCTTTGTGCGGCTGGCTGTTGGAGGATCGGGGGGGGTGTGGCTAAAGGGTCCAGACAGTCTGTCTTACACCGCTCCACACACAGCCTCTCCTGAGTGCAGACTGGACCTCCAAAAACCTCTACAGCCAGCCAGTGGAACATGTCCAGCTTTGGCTAGAGGTGGTTTTAATGTCTGTAAATATGGCAACTGCTCGGTGGAATGATGGATTTGGAGCTGCTGGCTGAGTCCTGTGGCGTGCAGTGTCAGAGGGCGGATACGGAACTGCAGGGAAGGAAAGCAGAGCATGatgggtgttttttcttttgtcctcttgAGTGCCAGATCCTCCCCCTCAGCCGTCGCTCTGGGACATGTGCTGTTGCCAAGACGCCGGGTTGACTTTGGTCTGACTGTactatgaaaacacattttatatgtTGACTCCCGGAACAAGCCGTCTCTCTTTTCCCTGGACACGTCTGACACCGAGGGACACGCTGAGGCCACGTCGAAAAAACAGTTTGTCACAGAAGACTAATGTGTGATAGGACCCAGGTCTTTTGAAGTTTGATGTTTTGAGTGCCAACGGAGCAGTTGTACACTAGCAGTGTCTTTTGGGGCGTTTTGTACGTCAGTCCTGCTCCACTTAAAagcattgtctttttttaaataacctgTAACATGTAATCATCTTCTCCATGGTCATCTGTGAGGCAGGTAACGCGGCATTTCCATACACGCTGACTCACCGGATCCTCTCACtcagcacattctctctctttaaaaaagaCATCTAAGCCGAACATGCTCTGGTCAGGGTTTTTCCCAaacgcttctctctctctctctctctctctctctaaaaaaaaaagaaaagatatctAAGCCACAAGGTACCCCGGTCAGGGATTTTCCAGACGTTTCGTCTAGTGTGGTTTAGCTCTGTGAACTGGTGGCCAATGAATCTGATGGATGAATGTTAGTTGTGATTGCAGTCAGAGAAGGACTGACTCTCTGAGCAGGGAACGAGTAAACTGCAGTAAACAGAAAGCCCTGGTAAAGGACCCATGTAGTATGGATCCTAAAGGGCCAGCGGTGTGTGAAGTCAGGTTCTGCCA is part of the Chanos chanos chromosome 13, fChaCha1.1, whole genome shotgun sequence genome and encodes:
- the traf7 gene encoding E3 ubiquitin-protein ligase TRAF7 isoform X2; its protein translation is MSSSKPTRYNRFSGGAAAAAATVNVSASDIPNGSRMETTFGPTFPAVAPLDPPSNYKQHRRTPSSSSTLTYSPREEDDGMPPISTPRRSDSAISVRSLHSESNISLRSTFSLHEEEEDTEPQVFAEQPSVKLCCQLCCSVFKDPVITTCGHTFCRRCALTSEKCPVDNSKLTVVVNNIAVAEQIGELFIHCKYGCQPAASGKPGAFEVDPLGCPFTIKLSTRKDHEASCDYRPVRCPNNPSCPPLLTMNLEAHLKECEHIKCPHSKYGCTFIGNQDTYETHLEVCKFEGLKEFLQQTDDRFHEMQVTLAQKDQDISFLRSMLGKLSEKLEQLEKSLELRFDVLDENQSKLGEDLMEFRRDASMLNDELSHINARLNMGILGSYDPQQIFKCKGTFVGHQGPVWCLCVYSTGDLLFSGSSDKTIKVWDTCTTYKCQKTLEGHDGIVLALCIQGNKLYSGSADCTIIVWDIQTLQKVNTIRAHDNPVCTLVSSHNMLFSGSLKAIKVWDIVGTELKLKKELTGLNHWVRALVASQNHLYSGSYQTIKIWDIRSLECVHVLQTSGGSVYSIAVTNHHIVCGTYENLIHVWDIESKEQVRTLTGHVGTVYALAVISTPDQTKVFSASYDRSLRVWSMDNMICTQTLLRHQGSVTALAVSRGRLFSGAVDSTVKVWTC
- the traf7 gene encoding E3 ubiquitin-protein ligase TRAF7 isoform X1, yielding MSSSKPTRYNRFSGGAAAAAATVNVSASDIPNGSRMETTFGPTFPAVAPLADPPSNYKQHRRTPSSSSTLTYSPREEDDGMPPISTPRRSDSAISVRSLHSESNISLRSTFSLHEEEEDTEPQVFAEQPSVKLCCQLCCSVFKDPVITTCGHTFCRRCALTSEKCPVDNSKLTVVVNNIAVAEQIGELFIHCKYGCQPAASGKPGAFEVDPLGCPFTIKLSTRKDHEASCDYRPVRCPNNPSCPPLLTMNLEAHLKECEHIKCPHSKYGCTFIGNQDTYETHLEVCKFEGLKEFLQQTDDRFHEMQVTLAQKDQDISFLRSMLGKLSEKLEQLEKSLELRFDVLDENQSKLGEDLMEFRRDASMLNDELSHINARLNMGILGSYDPQQIFKCKGTFVGHQGPVWCLCVYSTGDLLFSGSSDKTIKVWDTCTTYKCQKTLEGHDGIVLALCIQGNKLYSGSADCTIIVWDIQTLQKVNTIRAHDNPVCTLVSSHNMLFSGSLKAIKVWDIVGTELKLKKELTGLNHWVRALVASQNHLYSGSYQTIKIWDIRSLECVHVLQTSGGSVYSIAVTNHHIVCGTYENLIHVWDIESKEQVRTLTGHVGTVYALAVISTPDQTKVFSASYDRSLRVWSMDNMICTQTLLRHQGSVTALAVSRGRLFSGAVDSTVKVWTC